The window GATTTcccacttaagctaatgtgagcaaacacaggtggaaacacaacagaaactgcggacaaaccacAGGACTTGAAACATGTCCAGGTCTTCCCTTCTTTGCCCTAAGGAAGCTGTTCTCACATCAGTGCTGGGTATGCTTCATCAGTGGACTCTTCAAAGGATTTAGAGCATTTAGAAGGATATTTAAATGATGAGAAAAACTTAATGTTCCAAAAGAGCCTATGTCATCTGGTTTTGGGAATCCGGAACGTTTGTTTTGCTGTGTGGGCTTGTCTTTTGTGATGTTGCCCAGAGACTTTTGCGCGGGAAAGGTATTTGGTGCTCGGCCATGAGAGAAACAACCTCCATCGCTGTGTATTTAAAGCCACATGGAAATCTGAAACTCCTGGCATCCAGCCTGTGAGCCTGACTTCCCAGAACAAATACATCAGCAGCTCTTCAGCGTAACACAACAGACATGTAGAGGTCCTCTGTGCTTCTGTGACAGCCTGTTACGCCACAGCTGGGCTGGTTTGTGAAGGTCTGGTCTGGTGGTGTTGAAAAGGAACGAGGGACGTTCATCTGACTCAACGTCACACTTCAACCTTACTGACCTGCTCTACACGTCACTATTTTGTCCCAGTTCTGGTGAGAATGATCCGAAGGGGCTCCCAAAATGGTCAATTCCAAAGGGGTGCCAAAGTGGTCCAAAATGCCTATTTTCCACTAGGCGATCCGGTACGGACTGGACCGGGCCAGTATGGTATGTTGAGCctttccattataaaattgaCCCTTAAAGCCAGACCAATGTGTACCATTGGTACAGCCCCGTTGGCTGTAGGTCCACAGAAAAATAgaagcatcttgagttgtctgagtttttgtgatggACAGGGGGAGTCACCTGactaaaaaaatccatgaataCATGAAACCGCAAATAAAGGAACGCAAATAAGTGGGGGAACATTCCTAGCCAccaatggtttaaaagtggtcCGAAACTGTGGGCCCCAAAAGGGTTTGTGTCATGGCTACAGAACACTTAGCGACCCagtcacaaggtgcttcacaagttaaaggcataaaacaaatacttcaaaagacaagaaaacataaaagacaaaagcccTGCCaatagcttgctacagtggaacttgctagcttaatacatCGGAGCCATAGACTGTGTATAAAAATAACAGTCAATGATCGGAGCTCGCTAggttgctacagtggagcttccTAGCTTGCTACAATAGAGCTCACTAGATTGATTCAGTGGAGCTCACAACAGcgtagcttgctagctcgacACACTGGGACTctatacagcggagctcgctaggtctatacagcagaacttgctagctaaatacagcggagcttgctacagcgcGAGCTCGATACACCAGAGCTTGCTAGGTCTTTACAGCAGAGCTTTTTAGCTCCATACACTGAAGATTGCTAACTTGCTACACCGGAGCTTGATAGCTCTCTACAGCGAAGTTCATCATCTTGATACAGCAGAGGACAGCACAGCACAGCTTAGCTCGTTGAACCGCCTGGCAAGCCTGGAGAAGAAACTCCTTATAAATATAAGATTAGGGAGTAACAAGACTCTTTAAGGATAACTGACTGCTGAGACCGACTGGAGTCggaaagacaaacacaaacaccgAAACATCCAACAGAGGACAAGAGAGACATGTGTGACCAGAGAAACCTTCACAGCAACACAGAAATGTGACCAGGACCACAATGTTGTGTTGAGATGGTTTTTAGTCCAGTTTTCCATGTAGACTGGACATACTCAGTCCAATCTACATgatccagaacaaagtttcctctatttttattgtatataaATCTTGTATGTGGCGGAACGTCTCAGCTTGCTACTCCAAACTACTGTCAAACGTTAAAGTTATGGCCTGAGACCGGGGCTTTGAGCGCTTtggttattttctttattttaaggtGGTCACCGTGTAATGCTAACTTCCTTTAGCTAACAGTTATTTACAAGCTGACTGTTTATtatgggctgcatggtggtgcagtgcttagcactctcacctcatgGTGGGAatgtcctggttcaaatccacCTGGATTCTCTCTGTGGAGTGAGCATGTTCTCTTGGACCATGGGTCTCTGGACTCCCACAATCAACCAACATGATTCAGAGGTTCATTTACAACTGAATTGTTCTGAGGTATGTGTGGTCTTGCAACAGACCAGTGACCTGTTCAGGataaaccccgccttcacccaatagttgctaggataggctccaacaaCCCTATGacaaagggattcagtgggttctggGATTTATTATACAGTTGGAGACGGTCACAAAGAAACACCGCAGGGTAAATTCACCCGGCGGGGGCGGTGACGCTGGGCTGGAGCCTCCTGTTTTACAAGTGGATCCACCCAGCCTTGATCAGAAGGACTCGAGCACCAATGCGACAGCATTTCCCGGTCCTCCCACTGGACGAGGATTCAGTTCTGATGGACTCTTCCCTCTTcactactgaggaaatcctggttagtttattttactcctcttagtaatctgattaccagcagatcgtctggtctgatctgaggtctaacacatataaataccaccatcatcctccataaacATAAAGATCGATGGTCCtgacagaaaatgtggaaatagcGAGAAGTCTAAAGCTGTTATTGATTTTAATAGACTACAAGATCTGcctaaacgttcattattgagagtaaactcattcagatcttgttcaaatattttgacctgtttgtacaattgcaacacagcagtaaacaggcatctAAACGATTCCAAAATGGCATCCAACTTTGCGTacacaagctagcatgtcatctctagtgatataaCTCGTTGCCCGTGAGAACCAGGTTGCCTCCAAGGACCACACAAGTTGCCCACAACTCACTTGTGGTCTccatctaaaattaaatttattctgttgctattttttttaaattacacttgcatttgCATTGATTTGAGAAttgaaatgtcttaaaaatatgttcatggtTCATGatctttagataagtttaggtgacctctgacctactccagttcaaagatcattaattttgttaaaagtgCTGCAGATTtcgtcattagttcaaaatgtaacaagatttgtttaaaaatgtgtaagttgattttcctttgaaaaattagacaatttttcCAATGAAATGTAGAGATGTAAGGGATCATTTGAAAGtttaacaattactgagattaatgaAGTGTATAATATTGATATGTTTcatagcttgttgtcattgttgataattatggtgagaaaccaggagtatcattattcattattattaatgtataactaactataactaagcaaaatgtgttatttcaaagcccttcgtatgactcagtacccatgaagtagtaGTTTCAAAAAGGTGGATGACTCCTGCCCTAAACGTTTGAAGGGGTGTCTTCTGCAGGGATCTACTGATATGAAATCAGGCCAGTGCACCCAGACCTAATATTTGAACCTACACATCACTACAACACTACACATCCATCTCCAGCTAAACAGTGAAGGCTGAGCACATCCCATAATTACTAAAGTTACAATCATGAATGTGGAGCTGAAGCAGCCTGTGGTTATCCTGCAGAGGGCGCATCAGCCCTCTGCAGGATAACCACAGGCTGCTTCTGACTCTCCATGAACTTCATGCCCTTTCTGAGAGCTGCGATAACAGAACGTTCCcttctgaggctccgcccataAACAGCTGGAACCGTCAGgaccacccccaccccccaggaGGGAAACGGTTCAGCTGAATCCGTCTCCTCTCAAACTGCATGATGAAATGGGTTCGAGTCCCGCCTACACACCTCTCTCCNNNNNNNNNNNNNNNNNNNNNNNNNNNNNNNNNNNNNNNNNNNNNNNNGAGGAACTCTCATGACCTCGGGCTGATCTGATCTCTGATTGGTTCAGGAAAGCAGCACGTGTACCGGCAACCGTCCTTCAGTTATGCAACGTCTGGGGGTCGGTGAGGGTGGGGTCCTGAAGATGCTCAAACGTCCCGGTTCCCATTGAAACATCACTGATCATGAATGAGTCCGCAGTCCCGGCACGTGCCCCCCCCCTATCAGTAACGGTCATCTGCACTTGGCTGAACTTCTGTCGTTCCGGAAGTAGAGCTTCTTTCGGTGACCCCCCCAGTTCGAAGTGTGTGGGGGGTCCGGTCCTTTGGGTGGAACCGGTTCATCGGGTTTCTACTACTGTAAACGGGGGGAAGGTGGAACCAGAGTCCAGCGTCTGCtctgtggctccgcccccccGCGCGCCGCCTTTACTATCACGCAGAAAGCCGGCTTCTCCACGTGGGTGCTGCAGATGCTTTACCCGCCACCGGTCTCTGTGCTACGTATCCCTCCGCGGGTTAGACCCCGTTTCGGTGCGTTTTTAAACCGTATCACGCTCCTTGCTATTTTTGCCGCGTGGACTTGTTCTCAGGCGCAGGTGATTGTGGGTAATTTAGCGACTTGGTTAATTAAATTCGTCCCTTATTCTGTACTTCTGGAGTTTTGGCGCGAATTTGGTGGCGGCGGAAGGACACCACTACAATCCCATACATATAAGTGCGAGCCGCGGCCACACCCACACTGACGGTGACGGAACCGCAGAACCAGGACCGGTATGCTGATCCTGCCTGTACAGAACGGTACCAGAGGGTCCGGGTCCAGCACAGGGGTCTAGTTTCCGTTTGGAGTTAACGGGAGCGGTTTCTTCTCTCCATTCTGACACCGCCGCTTCAGGTGAGCCTCGCGCGAGGGTCCACGCGGTCCACCACTCGTTCCGTGAGCTGCACGGTTAACGCATGCGCGTTCGACTTTAGTGCGTTCGAGGAAAGTAGCCGGTTTTACGCGGGGGCACGCGCCTATCCGGTTCACGATCGCCGTTTTGTAacagttttttcatgtttgattCTTTGTCTCATATCGTCACGTGGTTCTCACAGCTGTTAAGGCTCGTGCGTCGTGGCAGTCGTGACGTCGGCGTGTCTGTGGGAAATGCAGCggaattttgtttgtttgtttctccagGAGCAAACAGATCAGTGTTAGAATTGTCCGGTTTCCGGTGGAGCCTGAAGGCAGCATTTAACTTTGCTGCCATGCTGTCTACTGCGCATGCGCACTTAGGAAGCACAGATGTGCGTTTTTTTCCCGGTTTCGTCCGGTTGGCTGCAGTTCAGACTTCCTGCTGAGTCAGCAGCGCCTCCGGAGGTTTAAAGGCGGTGCAGTGGACGTCCAGTCCGGAGGAGCTTCACTGCCTGAAGTGCatctgcagaagctgcagaccCTCTAAGTTCTCTGACTGTAAATAGGGAACTGGACctagtgactcctccccctggcgttccaaacaggaagtacatgcGGGCTccaatagacttctattgataaataaaatgctgttCCTCAGTCTATTGGTCAGAACAACCATTCTGACTCAGATAcctttttagcatcttcttgataatcctttatatatatatacatatatatatatatatatatatatatattccaagttataaactgaccaatcagaatatgccttttttaaaattagtcaTAGCCTGACAAACCAcacattaaatgtttgaagcatttgattgacagattcttccgagctcactttcagtgaaaggggtgtggacCTCCAACAAGCTCCATCCTTACTGGAAACtagttaccatggaaacatgACTCGCACCAATCACTGGCTTTAAATGGCAGTGtctgttttgtgaaaaagtggCGACTTATTAAGCGTCATTTAGGTGCCAGAGAAACTTCTATGGTGATGCCACACCCGCTCGCTTGGTCCggttctcttttacagtcaatggttctgaCTTGCTCTCTGGGTTCTCCAGGTTCTCCCGCCATCATGCTGCAGAGCTTCGTTCAGTCTACGGACTGGCTCTACTCGGAGCCGCTGCTGTTTGACGATGACTTCTGCCAAAGTCTGATGAAGGACCTGCAGTCTCTGCCCACGCCGCCGCAGTCCCCCCCCACAAAGCCTGAGCTGGGGGACACCAAGCCCCTGTCTAAGGAGGACCAGCTGAGCTTTGTGTCTGAGATCCTGCTGGAGGACCAGGACCTGCAGCAGCTGAGCTGGACCTACGACTTCTTCCACCCTGATGCTCCAGAGAAGGAGCGATGCGGCCAGCCGGGGCCCCCCCATGAGGAGGCTGGCGAGGAGTGCCTCTGGCGGTGCCTTTCTGCAGACAAAGTTCTGGAGGAGAAGCTGGGCTCCAGCCCGCTGCTGTCAGACATCGACACCAGCATCTTTGAGGAGATCGCTGGTTCCACGCTGGACTGCCAGAACCTGGTGGAGCCTGAAGAACCCAACGAGACCACATCGGACTATGGCTCCACTGGCGGAGAGATGTCCACATACTCTTCCAGCGACTCGGGTAAGGACTCGTCACCTTCTGCTTACTGCTTGTAGGTCAGCGGGTGGTGGTGGGCGTTGGTATGGGCCAAGCTCATAGTAGATGGTTAATGTTTAGCTGCTGAGAGCCGCACTTGATCTTTGCTCTGTGCTTATCTGTGCCCCGCCCACTCACCTGTGGGGAGGGTGTTGAGTGAATGATAGGGAAGATAAAAACAGGCTCCGCCTCCCTCTGACACAGGGTCCTTTACCGGTCTGAGGGGACGCCCCGCCTGCTTCCAGCTGCTGGTTTCACTTTTAGTTTGACTTGTACTTTCTGAAGTTTGTTTGGTGCAATCCTACACTgtaaagccccgccccccacaCTGGCACTGCTCTCCTgtaaagccccgcccccacactGACGCTAACTGTTTCTCCGTTTCCGACAGAGGAGGAAATCGACGTGGTGACGGTGGTACGCTGTCCCTCCAGCTTGCCCCCCCCACCCTCATCGGCCAGCATCTCCACCCGCAGGCAGAAGCAAGAGGAGGAGCAGCGTGCCCTGCGGCGCCACCATCTGGAGATCCAGCTGCAACACAATTATGCTGCCCCATGTCCCGCCTCCCCTCCACCCACGTCCAGTAAGCGCTCCAGAGGCGGCCACGGCTCCTCCCGCCCTCACCACTCGCTCCGCAGCGCCGTCTTCTCGTCGTGGTCATCTGCTCGTAACCCCCTCCCCAGAAACTCAACAGAGatggaggacgaggaggagcggaggaggagccacaaCGTGATGGAGCGGCAGCGGCGCAACGAGCTGAAGAACTGCTTCACGCGGCTGCGGGACAGCGTCCCCGACCTGACGCGGAACCACAAGGCCTCCAAGGTGGTGATCCTGAAGAAGGCCAGAGACTGTATCTGCagcatggaggaggaggagcgccgCCTGCAGGCGCGCAGACTCAAGCTCAAAGCCCGGCAGGAGCAGCTGAAGGCCAGATTACAGCTCCTCCACAGCTAACCC is drawn from Oryzias melastigma strain HK-1 linkage group LG5, ASM292280v2, whole genome shotgun sequence and contains these coding sequences:
- the mych gene encoding myelocytomatosis oncogene homolog, which codes for MLQSFVQSTDWLYSEPLLFDDDFCQSLMKDLQSLPTPPQSPPTKPELGDTKPLSKEDQLSFVSEILLEDQDLQQLSWTYDFFHPDAPEKERCGQPGPPHEEAGEECLWRCLSADKVLEEKLGSSPLLSDIDTSIFEEIAGSTLDCQNLVEPEEPNETTSDYGSTGGEMSTYSSSDSEEEIDVVTVVRCPSSLPPPPSSASISTRRQKQEEEQRALRRHHLEIQLQHNYAAPCPASPPPTSSKRSRGGHGSSRPHHSLRSAVFSSWSSARNPLPRNSTEMEDEEERRRSHNVMERQRRNELKNCFTRLRDSVPDLTRNHKASKVVILKKARDCICSMEEEERRLQARRLKLKARQEQLKARLQLLHS